Proteins encoded in a region of the Pangasianodon hypophthalmus isolate fPanHyp1 chromosome 21, fPanHyp1.pri, whole genome shotgun sequence genome:
- the LOC113543037 gene encoding teashirt homolog 1 — MARRKQREPRKSAAYLPMVEIKDKQLPDDSLALDNHEEHIFNEEEEEDAKESLRFQDSPNSNGTNPDTDYLSPLSDTSDQIHDFKSISSKEGHEEEEAQSRSDNSVLDNLARTKAVCANLISDASWSNVVMNIMKSRSTISSAASMMNTNGNYIINRPSNHNRNVLNGNAESSSNGCTVNNCNIKASNGASVVYDWHQAAVAKTLQQTHHHLSPEPSLFSTVQLYRQNHKLYGSILTGASKFKCKDCSAAYDTLVGLTVHMNNTGHYHDDNQEKEEENNGKHWSKPRKRSLLEMEGKEDAQKVLKCMFCGHSFESLQDLSVHMIKTKHYQKVPLKEPVQGLANKLVPSAKKRFLDDSLISPCSPKALPCSSRVASVVQMKGTVNPYVTPNNRYGYQNGASYTWQFEERKAQILKCMECGSSHDTLQQLTAHMMVTGHFLKVTNTALKKSKQLVFDQSVEENIQSIPLPPTTAILNLQSVSPALSSGSEAKKEMEEVSELVENKIKEEMEEVSMDSTSYKYLREEDIEETAKGGMDILKSLENTVSSAISKAQTGTPTWGGYSSIHAAYQLQGAAKPSTLPPVVQSVQAVINSGLQSLDPDPGSLIYTPPRQSLPLSLRNKVSTMEELVKKVSGKTLVKKEREERMGSSDAVESMQMEANGGMCKVEPMEMLVESPNKNHSPELDKSPTDNGHSLGMVNDDSSERPFISPLSSLQLVVNTRLPKASKVVSSSSDPLSVLYKISNRVVDKTGHDSSSDKQNGMLDTDFYKDSDQPIDLRKCKSSTGRIDKESVINTRNLKVINNKSNGSRPHHPVLSCSDSVNLRENALMDISDMVKSLTSQLAPKSSPPPCLLAKSDTDGSSCEDPMETFSSAQKQKGRQSNWNPQHLLILQAEFASSLRQTPEGCYIVTDLCPHERVKICKFTGLLMTTVSHWLANVKYQLRRTGGTKFLKNLDSRNPLFLCGECDSKFRTPSAYVNHLESHLGFSLKEMSNMSPR, encoded by the exons ATGGCgaggagaaaacagagagaaccCAGGAAATCTGCAG ccTACCTTCCAATGGTCGAGATTAAAGACAAGCAACTTCCAGACGACAGTCTAGCGTTGGACAACCATGAAGAACACATATTcaatgaggaagaggaagaggatgcaAAAGAGTCTCTGAGATTCCAGGACTCCCCTAACAGTAATGGCACCAACCCTGATACTGACTATCTTTCCCCACTCAGTGACACCAGCGATCAGATCCATGATTTTAAGAGCATTTCTTCGAAAGAAGGACATGAAGAGGAAGAAGCACAGAGCAGATCAGACAACAGCGTTCTGGATAACCTGGCTCGGACAAAAGCCGTCTGCGCGAACCTGATCTCCGATGCCTCCTGGTCCAATGTTGTGATGAATATCATGAAAAGCAGGTCAACTATATCCAGCGCAGCTAGCATGATGAATACCAATGGCAATTACATAATTAACAGACCAAGCAATCATAATCGAAATGTCCTTAATGGAAATGCAGAAAGCAGTTCAAATGGCTGCACAGTTAATAACTGCAACATTAAGGCTTCTAATGGTGCCAGTGTAGTTTATGACTGGCATCAGGCTGCTGTAGCCAAAACGCTCCAACAAACTCATCACCACTTATCACCAGAGCCAAGCCTGTTCAGCACGGTGCAGCTCTACCGGCAAAACCACAAACTCTATGGCTCCATTTTGACTGGTGCTAGCAAGTTCAAATGCAAGGACTGCAGTGCTGCATATGACACACTAGTAGGTCTTACAGTTCACATGAACAATACTGGTCATTACCATGATGACAAccaagagaaagaagaggagaatAATGGCAAACACTGGTCAAAGCCCCGCAAGCGTTCATTGTTGGAGATGGAGGGCAAAGAGGATGCCCAGAAAGTACTGAAGTGCATGTTCTGCGGCCACTCCTTTGAGTCTTTACAGGACTTGAGTGTCCACATGATTAAGACTAAGCATTACCAGAAAGTGCCTCTTAAAGAGCCCGTGCAAGGTTTGGCCAACAAACTGGTGCCATCAGCCAAAAAAAGATTCCTTGATGATTCCCTAATTTCCCCTTGTTCCCCAAAGGCACTTCCATGTTCCAGCAGAGTGGCTTCAGTGGTTCAGATGAAGGGCACTGTTAATCCTTATGTTACACCAAACAATCGCTATGGCTACCAGAATGGTGCAAGCTACACTTGGCAGTTTGAGGAACGCAAAGCACAAATTCTGAAGTGCATGGAGTGTGGGAGCTCCCATGATACACTGCAGCAACTCACAGCACACATGATGGTCACAGGTCACTTCCTGAAGGTCACAAACACTGCACTGAAGAAGTCAAAGCAGCTAGTGTTTGACCAAAGTGTGGAGGAAAACATACAGTCAATTCCATTACCTCCTACAACTGCTATTCTTAATCTCCAGTCAGTGTCCCCTGCACTGTCTTCTGGTTCAGAGGCCAAGAAGGAAATGGAGGAGGTTAGTGAACTTGTGGAGAATAAGATCAAGGAGGAGATGGAAGAGGTCAGTATGGATTCCACATCATACAAGTACCTTAGAGAGGAAGACATTGAGGAGACTGCTAAAGGAGGGATGGACATTCTGAAGTCTCTGGAGAACACAGTGTCCAGTGCCATCAGTAAGGCTCAGACAGGTACGCCCACCTGGGGAGGATACTCCAGCATCCATGCCGCTTATCAACTTCAGGGAGCTGCAAAGCCATCTACACTTCCTCCAGTGGTTCAAAGTGTGCAGGCAGTCATCAACAGTGGCCTTCAATCACTCGATCCTGATCCTGGATCACTAATTTACACTCCCCCCAGACAGTCATTGCCCCTGTCCCTCAGGAACAAGGTATCTACCATGGAGGAGCTGGTGAAGAAGGTCTCAGGAAAGACCTTggtaaaaaaagagagggaagaaaGGATGGGGAGTTCAGATGCAGTGGAGAGTATGCAAATGGAGGCAAATGGAGGTATGTGTAAAGTGGAGCCTATGGAGATGTTGGTAGAAAGCCCAAACAAGAATCATAGTCCAGAATTAGACAAATCACCCACTGATAATGGACACAGTTTAGGGATGGTTAATGATGATTCATCTGAGAGGCCTTTTATCAGCCCTCTTAGTTCACTACAGTTAGTCGTGAACACACGCCTTCCCAAAGCCTCCAAGGTGGTCAGCTCCTCCTCTGATCCACTCTCAGTGTTATACAAGATCAGCAACAGGGTGGTAGACAAAACTGGCCACGATTCATCATCTGATAAGCAAAATGGGATGCTTGACACAGATTTTTACAAGGACAGTGACCAGCCTATAGATCTGAGAAAATGCAAAAGCAGTACTGGTAGAATTGATAAAGAAAGCGTTATCAACACCCGCAACCTCAAGGTAATAAACAACAAATCTAATGGAAGCAGGCCTCATCACCCAGTCTTATCTTGCTCAGATTCTGTAAACCTACGGGAAAATGCCCTCATGGACATCTCAGACATGGTAAAGAGCCTCACTAGCCAGCTCGCTCCCAAGTCCTCCCCTCCACCCTGCCTTTTAGCAAAATCCGACACAGATGGAAGTTCATGTGAGGATCCAATGGAGACCTTTTCTTCCGCGCAGAAGCAAAAAGGTCGTCAGTCCAACTGGAACCCTCAGCACCTTCTCATTCTTCAGGCTGAGTTTGCTTCAAGCCTGAGACAGACGCCAGAAGGTTGCTACATTGTAACGGACCTCTGTCCTCATGAACGTGTGAAAATCTGCAAGTTCACAGGTCTCTTAATGACCACGGTCTCACACTGGCTTGCTAATGTGAAGTACCAGCTGCGGAGAACAGGGGGTACCAAGTTTCTGAAGAACCTGGACTCCAGGAATCCATTGTTTCTTTGTGGAGAGTGCGATTCAAAATTCAGGACTCCTTCTGCTTACGTTAACCATCTGGAGTCTCACCTTGGCTTTAGCCTGAAGGAAATGTCCAACATGTCCCCGAggtga